One window of Helicoverpa zea isolate HzStark_Cry1AcR chromosome 12, ilHelZeax1.1, whole genome shotgun sequence genomic DNA carries:
- the LOC124635292 gene encoding nucleoprotein TPR isoform X3 — protein MEAAESDAGAKTHLENALTEDEIANLPEVIAGKINAYIDKQFEEYLTAKALHETNKSQIGDKVSTLEAQVLELTAKYDDAVKKLSTSDETITELTHQVESLNTELEKARDKITRLENDIISFKSSRDAAVDERNDLTRILQRRDAEIERLTSSEAALSQQLRAAIDAKCEALALNDEIQSKELSLQYREKRIEQERTLLNSQIAGLTEEVNRLTSELQTVRLNNTSRSVNLETQLAEKVEELNAANETITQLNEVKKSLNNRAENLTQRLMEQREIENKMTENYKKELEAKTKLADLFKTMHDDAEAKTMELTEGITELQKLLNEATEKYGEIETKYKQADLDHEEMMEKKNEIISSLKNELEHANDLLKAANAQNLDMALSDLAPSAATASKLLKSGMSLTQIYSQLVKVTDELAQEKEENRRLNVTINTIVQELEEKAPLLQKQKIEFEEAIESNTALSQQIDSLVIECNRLRDDYSESSKIANHYSRENSKLKGELADLGRQVCFLLKEIEHSRGGLLPNGDHDSSQTASNTTNSSELSSSRIISKTLVTFSDIQELQSNNQKLLRMIREMTDKQEEFERHKEQFESGEMQNKIESLKNRVVELTEAQERQTKMVNGLIRQRDMFKKLYHDHMKGKRHELSASEISELEKSGIYSMESTPENETKHPNVEVSSFEIKYRETEKQLEMLKEEYKTYKEEKVTNERMLFEQIDNMRQEIGKLTATNSKCASTSEYNNERLKILQTNITTYKKQITSLEEKNKAYNATIAKHEVSLQHLRDEALNAQSKLAAAEIQLENLKLELKLLKDSELRIQTEKEMLNRERQGQSLLLKNLELIKASLERVEAENRAKIETRLDEATRECSALRRRLQEEQDRFRELAAHLERQTNTAKERMQEEKDAADALRKEITEMRQDLLEKSKANEELTKKLKVALSPNTDGSYDTVKKIRDLENKLSDKQEEVKSLQEQLNVAKEHIKQYCDISESAEKELKALNTEYEAYKTETEAKLSDYSTKLQNLEDKCSELEAELSLHANGEHSSSNSTLKNELAAVKEELTNALNTANGYRMELESARADITKLSEAVQNAEEKYTHEMILHSSDIQVLSHMKEELLKAQNQINELTALKLRAVEDLETEKKSWEDRQKILISENSQLTERLKDLNDQNTLLHDQIQALGTQLSVTHASRSHTDSLNESANDSNVNISVSEEDGKSSEQLFQIVKFLRKEKDIAMAKFDILQAETMRLKSQLEIAEKQLDETKLTLAAEREKSEVSMVTVTRQSDILRKVETLNALTDSNRILREERDALSSRVEELTATAKTMEAQLAPLQDKISDITSKNETLQSENNALKADCARWRTRVNALVERANKTSPEDWKRLQNERETLAKMLTNEKENVRKVNEELSSLKVEKIKIEEQYSLLSRQHNALAEENKKLSEELLTLKEDMTRITEEITKLKADQSSIVASNAKLTDELSNKDASLTDIRNKENQIRKIAKKYKAQYEELVKTVEEEKKKSEGDVAAADAAITECNKKFEEQIAELQAKLATEKLNTDKLKQELETLRTANMEKEEKSKQVLKQAKSKIVQLTELKNTLSRELDESRNKIGAIEQSTRDEQDVRLALIKSQYEGRLSRLEKERSEAQAEKARELEALHQKVTLLQRQLATQSSASKQQTSTEKTTTDPPTANIKPMAGVAQQSVTASRRGGETPLASIRPMAQVGPTAPHDAHTTEYMPASSSRPLPRAALAASTAPPESTQDMDTSEAGMGSSGSSDNTAQPSTHSQAPQQAVAMVMPRIEQPSGAASGSVTGVATASSAAASSVPTPAVSAPPLTGATAGPSTSGPVSQASGSVSTSHAPPGVSTSQAVAGVSTSHAPAGVSTSHAPPGVSTSHGPPGVSTSHGPPGVSTSHAPPGVSTSHAPPDARPPKRRLQQRPLAAKRTRVQGFERSVEVEYQVPTSSRCDQDDEGVIVVDSEEDDERCTGTMYREGEEEEEDMEEEQEVEAGEEEEEVEGDDTDNAARQSESPAQSPEAGGEGEEGEAARAEPDSEPAPAIQQIEAISSGTEQSGALSLGNNGDDGDDSIVPSTPTLYVPRRNDGFGEAVVSPAPAPAHSAEGGETRDWEESRVEEEATAVSSQGSEPSSPHQQVAEEGREAEASAPPGVARRAHAQPHPHSPHSPHSQNQRWMRAADSESGARGRGMRSRGRPSRRSHNYMRF, from the exons ATGGAGGCTGCCGAATCTGACGCCGGTGCTAAAACTCATTTGGAGAATGCTCTTACAGAAGATGAAATCGCCAATTTACCTGAAGTTATTGCGGGGAAAATCAACGCATATATCGACAAACAGTTTGAAGAATATTTAACAGCTAAAGCACTTCATGAAACTAACAAGTCACAGATTG GGGATAAAGTTTCAACATTAGAAGCGCAAGTTCTTGAATTAACGGCTAAATATGACGATGCAGTAAAGAAGTTGTCTACATCAGATGAAACTATAACTGAACTGACACATCAAGTAGAATCATTGAACACTGAATTGGAAAAAGCTCGTGATAAAATAACCCGCTTAGAAAATGATATTATTTCTTTCAAAAGTTCAAGGGATGCTGCTGTTGACGAAAGAAATGACTTGACTAGAATATTGCAGAGGCGAGATGCCGAAATTGAAAGATTAACTTCTAGTGAAGCTGCACTATCTCAACAGCTTCGTGCAGCTATAGATGCCAAATGTGAAGCTCTGGCATTAAATGATGAAATACAGAGCAAGGAGCTTTCACTACAATATCGTGAAAAACGTATAGAACAGGAAAGAACATTACTTAATTCCCAAATAGCTGGCTTAACAGAGGAAGTAAATCGTTTAACTTCAGAGCTGCAAACTGTAAGATTAAATAACACCAGCCGTTCTGTGAACTTAGAAACACAGTTAGCTGAAAAAGTCGAGGAGTTAAATGCTGCAAATGAAACTATAACTCAGCTGAACGAAGTTAAAAAGAGCCTAAACAATAGAGCTGAAAATCTAACACAGCGCTTGATGGAACAGAGagaaatagaaaacaaaatgacagAAAACTATAAAAAAGAATTAGAAGCAAAAACGAAATTGGCAGACTTGTTTAAAACAATGCATGATGATGCTGAGGCTAAAACCATGGAGTTGACTGAGGGCATTACAGAACTACAGAAGCTACTAAATGAAGCAACAGAGAAGTATGGCGAAATAGAGACAAAGTATAAACAAGCTGATTTGGATCATGAAGAGATGAtggaaaagaaaaatgaaattattagttCCTTAAAGAATGAATTGGAACATGCAAATGATCTATTGAAAGCAGCTAATGCTCAAAATCTTGATATGGCTTTAAGTGATTTAGCACCTTCAGCAGCAACAGCAAGTAAACTCTTGAAGTCTGGTATGTCTCTCACACAAATATACTCTCAACTTGTTAAAGTAACTGATGAACTGGCTCAAGAGAAGGAAGAAAATAGAAGACTTAATGTAACAATTAATACCATTGTTCAAGAGCTGGAAGAAAAGGCACCTCtactacaaaaacaaaaaattgagtttgaggAAGCTATAGAAAGCAATACTGCTTTATCCCAGCAAATTGATTCATTAGTAATTGAATGTAATAGACTTCGAGATGATTACAGTGAGTCGTCTAAAATAGCTAATCACTACAGTCGTGAAAATTCTAAACTCAAAGGAGAGCTAGCTGACTTGGGCAGACAGGTTTGCTTCTTACTAAAGGAAATTGAGCATAGTCGTGGCGGTTTGTTACCGAATGGTGATCACGATTCTTCACAAACTGCGTCCAATACAACAAATTCTTCTGAATTAAGTTCATCTAGAATTATCTCAAAAACTTTAGTAACATTCAGTGATATACAAGAACTACAATCCAATAATCAAAAGCTTTTACGAATGATTCGTGAAATGACAGATAAGCAAGAAGAATTTGAACGCCATAAGGAACAATTTGAAAGTGGTGAAATGCAGAATAAAATAGAATCATTGAAAAATAGAGTAGTTGAATTGACTGAAGCTCAAGAACGTCAAACTAAAATGGTAAATGGACTTATAAGGCAAAGAGATATGTTCAAAAAGCTTTACCATGATCACATGAAAGGTAAACGCCATGAATTGTCTGCATCAGAGATATCAGAATTAGAAAAGAGTGGCATCTATTCAATGGAGTCCACACCTGAAAACGAAACTAAACACCCCAACGTAGAGGTTTCttcgtttgaaataaaatatagagaAACCGAGAAACAATTAGAGATGCTGAAGGAAGAATATAAAACTTACAAAGAAGAAAAGGTCACCAACGAAAGAATGTTATTTGAACAAATTGATAATATGAGACAAGAGATAGGAAAACTTACAGCCACAAACAGCAAATGTGCTTCAACTTCAGAGTACAATAACGAGAGACTCAAAATTTTGCAAACGAATATCACTACTTATAAGAAACAAATTACTTCattagaagaaaaaaacaaagcatACAATGCAACAATTGCCAAGCACGAAGTTTCTTTACAACACTTGAGGGATGAAGCTCTGAACGCTCAGAGTAAACTTGCTGCTGCTGAGATACAACTTGAAAATTTAAAACTTGAGCTTAAACTACTTAAAGATTCTGAGTTACGTATTCAAACAGAGAAAGAAATGTTAAACAGAGAACGGCAAGGTCAGTCATTACTGTTGAAGaatttagaattaataaaagCTAGTTTAGAGCGCGTTGAAGCAGAAAATCGAGCAAAAATAGAAACAAGGCTAGATGAAGCTACTAGAGAATGTTCTGCTTTAAGGAGAAGACTTCAGGAAGAACAGGATAGGTTTAGAGAGCTGGCAGCACATCTCGAAAGACAGACAAATACCGCAAAGGAAAGAATGCAAGAAGAAAAAGATGCAGCTGACGCATTAAGAAAAGAAATAACAGAAATGAGACAAGATTTGTTGGAAAAGAGCAAGGCGAATGAAGAGTTAACGAAAAAACTCAAAGTTGCACTTTCTCCAAACACAGATGGCTCATATGAtactgttaaaaaaataagagatCTGGAAAATAAATTGTCCGATAAACAAGAAGAAGTGAAATCTCTCCAAGAGCAACTAAATGTAGCTAAGGAACATATAAAACAATACTGCGACATTTCAGAGAGTGCTGAGAAGGAATTAAAGGCTTTAAACACTGAATATGAGGCATATAAAACAGAAACTGAAGCTAAATTATCTGACTACAGTACTAAACTTCAGAATTTGGAAGACAAATGTTCTGAATTAGAAGCAGAATTATCATTGCATGCTAATGGAGAACACTCTTCTAGTAACAGTACACTGAAGAATGAATTAGCCGCAGTCAAAGAAGAATTAACTAATGCTTTGAATACCGCTAATGGATACCGTATGGAACTTGAATCTGCTCGTGCTGATATAACTAAGTTGTCAGAAGCCGTTCAGAATGCAGAGGAAAAATATACCCATGAAATGATTCTACATTCCAGTGATATACAAGTTTTGTCACACATGAAAGAAGAATTATTAAAAGCCCAAAATCAAATCAATGAATTAACCGCCTTAAAACTGCGTGCAGTTGAAGATTTAGAAACTGAAAAGAAATCATGGGAAGatagacaaaaaatacttatcaGTGAAAACAGTCAGCTGACTGAACGACTGAAAGACCTGAATGATCAAAATACATTATTGCATGACCAAATACAAGCTTTGGGGACACAGTTATCAGTTACTCACGCATCTCGGTCACATACAGACAGCTTAAATGAATCTGCAAATGATTCCAATGTTAATATATCAGTTAGTGAAGAAGATGGAAAATCATCAGAACAATTATTCCAAATTGTTAAGTTTTTGAGGAAAGAAAAAGACATCGCCATGGCTAAATTCGATATTCTACAAGCTGAAACTATGCGACTTAAATCACAGTTAGAAATAGCTGAAAAACAACTTGATGAGACAAAGTTAACTCTAGCAGCAGAAAGAGAAAAGTCCGAAGTGAGTATGGTGACGGTGACTAGACAGTCAGATATATTGAGAAAAGTTGAAACATTAAATGCTTTAACAGATAGTAACAGAATTTTACGAGAAGAGCGAGATGCATTATCTTCTCGGGTCGAAGAACTTACTGCTACAGCAAAGACAATGGAAGCTCAATTAGCGCCGCTACAAGATAAAATTTCTGACATTACATCAAAAAATGAAACTCTGCAGTCGGAAAATAATGCGTTGAAAGCAGATTGCGCCAGATGGAGAACAAGAGTGAATGCTTTAGTTGAACGTGCTAACAAAACCAGTCCTGAAGACTGGAAACGTCTACAAAACGAAAGGGAAACTCTCGCCAAAATGTTaacaaatgaaaaagaaaatgttagaAAAGTTAACGAAGAACTAAGTTCATTAAAGGTAGAGAAGATCAAAATAGAAGAACAATATTCCTTGTTATCGAGACAACATAATGCATTAGCGGAGGAAAATAAGAAACTTAGTGAGGAGTTGCTCACTCTTAAGGAAGATATGACACGGATTACTGAAGAGATTACAAAACTGAAAGCAGATCAATCTTCAATAGTTGCTTCAAATGCGAAATTAACAGATGAACTATCTAACAAAGATGCATCGTTGACGGacattagaaataaagaaaaccaAATAAGGAAAATTGCTAAAAAGTACAAAGCTCAATATGAAGAGTTAGTGAAAACGGtagaagaagaaaagaaaaagagtgAGGGTGATGTTGCAGCTGCTGATGCTGCAATCACTGAATGTAACAAGAAGTTTGAGGAACAAATAGCTGAGCTTCAAGCAAAACTGGCCACCGAAAAATTGAATacagataaattaaaacaagaaCTAGAAACACTGCGGACTGCAAATatggaaaaagaagaaaaatctaaacaagtattaaaacaaGCCAAGAGTAAAATTGTTCAGTTGACAGAACTGAAAAATACGTTAAGTCGAGAATTAGACGAATCTCGCAATAAAATAGGTGCAATTGAGCAAAGCACACGCGATGAACAGGATGTAAGACTAGCTCTAATAAAATCTCAGTATGAGGGACGGCTGTCGCGATTGGAGAAAGAGCGGAGTGAAGCCCAAGCTGAAAAAGCCAGAGAGTTAGAAGCACTGCATCAAAAAGTAACCTTGCTTCAGCGGCAGCTCGCCACTCAATCTTCGGCTTCAAAACAGCAAACTTCTACTGAAAAAACGACTACAGATCCACCTACGGCTAATATCAAACCTATGGCTG GAGTAGCTCAACAAAGTGTGACTGCAAGTCGGCGTGGTGGTGAGACACCTTTGGCATCAATTCGTCCTATGGCCCAAGTGGGACCCACAGCGCCTCACGATGCTCATACAACGGAGTACATGCCAGCGTCTTCATCACGCCCCCTCCCCAGAGCTGCGCTGGCTGCATCCACAGCGCCGCCAGAATCCACACAA GATATGGATACCAGTGAAGCTGGCATGGGCAGCTCCGGTTCTAGTGACAACACAGCTCAACCATCGACACATTCACAAGCGCCTCAACAG GCTGTGGCGATGGTTATGCCTCGCATTGAGCAACCCAGCGGGGCTGCATCTGGCAGCGTGACTGGTGTAGCTACAGCGAGTTCAGCCGCGGCGTCCAGTGTGCCGACGCCTGCTGTTTCAGCGCCTCCTTTAACCG GAGCAACAGCAGGTCCTTCAACCTCGGGTCCAGTGTCGCAAGCATCGGGAAGCGTGAGCACATCGCACGCACCTCCCGGAGTGAGCACGTCACAGGCCGTGGCCGGCGTCAGCACGTCGCACGCACCCGCCGGCGTCAGCACTTCGCACGCGCCTCCCGGCGTCAGCACGTCACATGGCCCGCCCGGCGTCAGCACATCGCATGGCCCGCCCGGCGTCAGCACGTCCCACGCGCCGCCCGGAGTCAGCACATCTCACGCGCCGCCCGACGCGCGTCCCCCTAAGCGTCGCTTACAACAGCGCCCGCTCGCTGCTAAAAGAACTAGGGTACAA GGATTTGAACGATCGGTCGAAGTGGAATATCAAGTACCAACATCTTCACGCTGTGATCAAGACGACGAAGGCGTTATTGTCGTCGACTCTGAGGAGGACGACGAACGGTGCACTGGCACTATGTACAGG GAGGGAGAGGAGGAGGAAGAAGACATGGAGGAAGAACAGGAGGTCGAGGCGGGTGAAGAGGAGGAGGAGGTTGAAGGAGATGACACAGACAATGCTGCCCGACAGTCCGAGTCGCCGGCGCAGTCACCGGAGGCGGGCGGCGAGGGCGAGGAGGGCGAGGCGGCGCGGGCCGAGCCCGACAGCGAGCCCGCGCCCGCCATACAGCAGATCGAGGCCATCAGCAGCGGCACCGAGC AAAGCGGAGCATTATCCTTGGGCAACAATGGTGACGATGGTGATGACAGTATAGTGCCATCTACACCTACACTTTACGTTCCGAGACGAAATGACGG GTTCGGCGAGGCGGTGGTGT cgcccgcgcccgcgcccgcgcaca GTGCGGAAGGAGGCGAAACTAGAGACTGGGAGGAATCACGAGTCGAGGAGGAAGCCACTGCAGTCAGCTCACAAGGCAGTGAACCCTCCTCCCCACACCAA CAGGTGGCTGAAGAAGGTCGTGAGGCCGAGGCCAGCGCCCCGCCGGGCGTAGCGCGCCGCGCGCACGCGCAGCCGCACCCGCACTCGCCACACTCACCACACTCACAGAACCAGCGGTGGATGCGAGCCGCAG ACAGCGAGAGCGGAGCACGCGGCCGCGGCATGCGATCACGTGGCCGACCTTCCAGAAGATCCCACAACTATATGAGGTTTTAG